The Brevibacillus humidisoli DNA segment GCATTGTTTCAAAAACGGACAACTTCGGCAAACTTGAGAATTTGATCGATAGATACGGTACCCATCCTTGTTTGTTGTCTCATATGTTAAGATTTGCTCGTTCGGGCAGATGTAGCAGTCGAAATATTCATCATACACATATTCGTACTTTTTAAAAAAACCTTCTTTGGTGCGTGGTCTTGTGTAGGGCATAACGGGGCGAATCTGGTCATCAATCAGTGTTTTACTGATGTAAGGCGTCTTGTATCCGGAGTCCACCGCCACAGCCTGAGGTTGTTCGAACGTCTGTCGCACTTGATTCAAAACATCCTCAAAAACCTGACTGTCATGCACATTGCCTGGCGTTACCTTTGCGCCAAGCACAAATCCATTTCGATCACATGCCGTATGAAAACTATAGGCAAATACACGTTCCTTTTCCCCCTTTACAAACAATCCGCAATCCGGGTCAGTTGTGCTGACCTTCACCTCCTTCTTCGAAGTTTCTGTCTTTTTTTCAAGGGGCTTCTTTCCATGTGCAATACGATCCTGATTGATTTCTTCGTCCAGTAGCTCTTGATATTTCTTGGCTTGTTCTTCAACGATTTCTTTCACGTATTTATGCTTATTCGCACTGGCTTTTACATGCGTAGCATCGATGAAAAGCACGTCAGGCTTCACGAATCCATGATGTACCGCCTCTTCCAATATTCGAAGGAAGATCGACTCGAAGAGTTGAGTATTCCGAAAACGGCGAACATAGTTCTTGCCTAGGGTCGTGAAATGGGGAATGGGCTGACTGAAGTCATAGCCAATGAACCACCGATAGGCAACATTGGTTTC contains these protein-coding regions:
- a CDS encoding IS1182 family transposase; this translates as MLNKQQAEGRYQISAFSLDELVPKDHLVRKIENAIDFSFIYDLVESLYCHDNGRPSVDPVVLVKIALIQYLFGIRSMRQTIKEIETNVAYRWFIGYDFSQPIPHFTTLGKNYVRRFRNTQLFESIFLRILEEAVHHGFVKPDVLFIDATHVKASANKHKYVKEIVEEQAKKYQELLDEEINQDRIAHGKKPLEKKTETSKKEVKVSTTDPDCGLFVKGEKERVFAYSFHTACDRNGFVLGAKVTPGNVHDSQVFEDVLNQVRQTFEQPQAVAVDSGYKTPYISKTLIDDQIRPVMPYTRPRTKEGFFKKYEYVYDEYFDCYICPNEQILTYETTNKDGYRIYRSNSQVCRSCPFLKQCTESKDYTKRVSRHIWADYLEEVDHLRHTEENKQIYSQRKETIERVFADMKEKHGMRWTTLRGLEKVTMQAMLVFAAMNLKKMATWLWKSGRQKVKDQNTFGIFIKLLNKRPLLFVQRGSLSAI